In Antennarius striatus isolate MH-2024 chromosome 8, ASM4005453v1, whole genome shotgun sequence, a single window of DNA contains:
- the pcm1 gene encoding pericentriolar material 1 protein isoform X2, with translation MATGGTPFEDGTDDLHNWTVTNGSLTDRLNNMDWGVQQKKANRSSDKNKKKLSAEVESRLTNDISPESTPGAGRRRARTPHSFPHVKYSTQMSVPDQAELDKLRQRINFTDTDERSIGSDSQGRVTAANNQRQLPGENKKPYNFLPLHVNTNKSKELVIPSSSAPVTPAVTKETKKQSPGLRDMSAPLVSTNDPPVLVCGETERGSVRHREYARREPRMDSSQVVSKLVQIREYISKASSMRDDLVEKNDVSANVERLSELIDHLKEQEKSYLRFLQKMLTQENEDDDDGVVVLHPVRVSGSLQEGPSLNTEVRALDASNAMGDRPETMHADQREELENLRKQHELLKKMLEQQEQLRALQGRQEALMAMQNSAEQALAVIEDNVVTETTGSVSGLSITSELNEELNELIQRFHNQLHDSRSKTVPDNRRQAESLSLSREVCWPRATQSAGPPHHRPVLHSASGPHSGLDTGATAANAKLTKLQELQDKKQTMDKILQELHMLRDQTLNNNTGRGLSTQCSLNMGGSSDCPSAISSNGASASSSFHPSLTQHQDSSNSTDKLRKLKEVHKRLNELRELVQYYEQTSDMMVDAVNENVKEDDDEEEEEEDETEDSSMFEAVFDSEQENRPLVTNIRNTPRSGNWVDLNTLTNGRGAGTSATNNRDGRLNTKCEINNRSAANLFSINMPSTIGCHFNRDIPYNELKGDDEDEDGQDNDERARAVAPDSEVSGSSRRSSLGKEGIFVPKDRKQIRMKKLQRLQELAAMIQTDTDDTTTNEDEALHQQPNNARLVWPGLLRPGSKQNPRDRSSFQTREKMYQEILHYQMEELKQLFEQCQKKSQQAWPSIDMQSSQSSSASQPGLLRKAPTAVVSTPVTSSSSGPKTNSAVQKTPDPEVAASSVTDNGLWSDLRHHQILREELRQRRKHLEFLMAEHQRCSGVSDSPRHAADPEGLAPPSLPVSTDERTMATWGSSPCQLNDDNEYVYQSEMGTEEEEERDECAESSSDDDIQIYSSSRNQSSYSNRKNHGRNSKPRDIYPNSVSGSPCFHNNSKTQQQQQPRGLNQSQHGGTRRQENLRWASELSFAEVSCQWQEQIRHLQRQLDFSTSMSQTLLQDQQTLSYMLQTLLTGQYHMLPNTLSSPQIQLVMHQLNQCYTQLAWQQSNVQRLKQVLNDLLRQQQQQQQRQPHVSSTTGWQRQKQGSGRESSPSPSASPGTFRPFPSTQHSLANGMPAAAIPTIPPSFQLYPLIPGSLGEFPQGAAGQVSPEHQKQHLDPNTSMKTEYMSFPPPLQRSPVNPNIERGLTDWSNTYYANNAFHRYPSNTVLQQSPPSTPTFASHHHRPQQFDRASQESLSSMPDPVDSTTITKTYKAGCKASAQANLATRSKTPNSKSHRKRGKGHNRNFEGQESDSVSSTTDFAQERAPSSRQKDQNKSLLDKLTREKLDSKSKLGNKQNDLSSAYAWRTPFLSNRIACTEAPDASSDFSLFEALRETIYSEVATLISQNESRPHFLIELFHELQLLHTDYLRQRALYSLQEIVTRHLAEKRAAEDLLPPLGAAAWATGSQSELTPSESRATSDAEVEKSMNPMHAGKKIRDDEESVDDDSTVSTSSNLEPFASDDLGNTVIHLDKALARIREYERMKLKAQFNPCNANAVAVGASEVSNAEHPSAFPADQLEEGATAVHCPQIDTQQLDRQIKAIMTEVIPFLKENMGEVCSPQLLTSVRHMVLSLTQQNDESKAFFRIFHRQLGGILQDSLDKFVGHTLNDCGEDLVVEISEILFNELAFFRLMQDLDNGTGEALAAKHKYKKQLSQTSDSPKENKLSVAEKLPSPAYAEEDKVSHLRYLQQNCLDEAEKEGSSPQELYLQTERKNSRSSEASEDVENGQGILLSISLSKAETQALTNYGSGEDENEEEEMEEFEAGPVDVQTSLQASADKQVELEEMTDETQENKTEQRSSKNDNGGDGDDGDDEMNASVGPADSTVEKCDGADFQGPEGSSSSVEPPASGGGSTAPGGQDVPKESITTSSTDTDSPVMINLDEMGSGYASQKSDEEDYVKVDDLPVQLTVMCEEELQKRIVEEQQNNNLSVEILNGNTESLTGLVGNAHALKEPDTVGAQSE, from the exons ATGGCAACTGGAGGCACTCCTTTTGAAGACGGCACAGATGATCTGCACAATTGGACCGTAACCAATGGCAGTCTGACGGACAGACTCAACAACATG GACTGGGGAGTACAGCAGAAAAAAGCCAATCGATCCTCTGATAAGAATAAGAAGAAGCTCTCAGCTGAGGTGGAAAGCCGTTTGACTAATGACATTTCGCCAGAGTCCACACCTGGCGCTGGGCGCAGGAGAGCACGCACTCCTCATTCCTTTCCCCACGTCAAGTACAGTACCCAGATGTCTGTTCCAGACCAGGCAGAGCTGGACAAACTCCGTCAGAGAATCAATTTCACAGATACGGACGAG AGGAGCATTGGCAGTGACTCCCAGGGACGTGTCACAGCTGCCAACAACCAGCGACAGTTACcaggagaaaacaaaaagcCCTACAACTTCCTACCTCTGCATGTAAACACTAATAAAAGCAAGGAGCTGGTCATTCCATCCTCTTCTGCCCCAGTGACACCAGCTGTCACCAAGGAAACAAAGAAGCAGAGCCCAGGACTAAGGGATATGTCAGCCCCTTTGGTTTCTACTAATGATCCCCCAGTGCTTGTATGTGGTGAAACTGAGAGAGGATCTGTAAGGCACAGAGAGTATGCAAGGAGAGAGCCCAGAATGGACAGCAGCCAG GTGGTGAGCAAACTGGTACAGATCCGGGAGTACATCAGTAAGGCCAGCTCCATGCGGGATGACCTGGTGGAGAAGAACGATGTGTCGGCAAACGTGGAGCGCCTCTCCGAGCTCATCGACCACCTCAAGGAGCAGGAGAAGTCCTACTTACGGTTCCTACAGAAAATGCTG acacaggaaaatgaagatgatgatgatggtgtcgTGGTCCTGCATCCTGTGAGGGTCTCAGGCTCACTCCAAGAGGGCCCCTCCCTTAACACTGAGGTCCGTGCTTTAGATGCCTCAAATGCAATG ggaGACAGGCCAGAGACGATGCATGCTGACCAGAGGGAGGAGCTAGAGAACTTGCGTAAGCAGCACGAGCTCCTGAAGAAGatgctggagcagcaggagcagctcaGGGCCCTGCAGGGCCGGCAGGAAGCGCTGATGGCCATGCAGAACAGTGCGGAACAGGCACTTGCTGTGATTGAAGACAATG TTGTTACAGAAACCACAGGCAGCGTTTCAGGCCTCAGCATCACATCAGAACTGAACGAAGAGTTGAATGAATTGATACAGCGTTTCCACAATCAACTGCATGACTCTCGG AGCAAAACAGTGCCTGACAACCGTCGTCAGGCAGAAAGCCTTTCCCTCTCCAGAGAGGTTTGCTGGCCTAGGGCTACACAGTCTGCTGGTCCACCTCATCACAGGCCTGTCCTCCATTCTGCTTCTGGGCCCCACTCTGGCTTGGACACAGGAGCGACGGCTGCTAACGCCAAACTAACAAAGCTTCAAGAGCTccaagataaaaaacaaaccatggataagatcctgcaggagctgcataTGCTCAGAGACCAGACACTCAATAACAACACAG GTCGTGGCTTGTCAACACAGTGCAGTCTCAATATGGGAGGATCTTCAGATTGTCCATCTGCTATTTCCTCCAATGGGGCTTCAGCTTCTTCGTCCTTCCATCCTTCACTCACACAACACCAGGACAGCTCCAATTCCACAGACAAGCTCAG GAAGCTGAAGGAGGTCCACAAGCGTCTGAATGAGTTGAGGGAGTTGGTTCAGTACTACGAGCAGACTTCTGACATGATGGTAGACGCAGTCAATGAGAATGTGAAAGAAGAtgatgacgaggaggaggaggaagaggacgaaaCAGAGGACAGTTCTATGTTTGAGGCAGTGTTTGACTCCGAGCAGGAGAACCGACCTCTTGTTACAAACATCAG AAACACGCCACGCAGTGGGAACTGGGTGGACTTGAACACTTTGACCAATGGACGTGGTGCCGGGACGAGTGCCACCAACAACCGAGATGGCAGACTCAACACCAAGTGTGAGATCAACAACCGGTCAGCTGCAAACCTCTTCAGCATCAACATGCCTTCAACCATAG GATGCCATTTCAATAGGGACATTCCCTATAATGAGTTGAagggtgatgatgaggatgaagatggtcAGGATAATGATGAACGGGCACGGGCTGTGGCTCCAGACAGTGAGGTATCGGGGTCCAGTCGAAGAAGCAGCCTGGGGAAGGAGGGAATCTTTGTCCCAAAGGATCGCAAGCAGATCAGGATGAAGAAACTCCAACGGCTGCAAGAGCTGGCGGCCATGATTCAG ACTGACACAGATGACACAACAACTAATGAAGATGAAGCTTTACACCAACAACCAAATAATGCCAGACTTGTCTGGCCTGGATTGTTGAGACCTGGATCTAAACAGAATCCCAGAGATCGCAGCTCCTTCCAAACCAG AGAGAAGATGTATCAAGAGATATTACATTATCAGATGGAAGAACTGAAACAACTCTTTGAACAGTGTCAGAAGAAGAGTCAGCAGGCGTGGCCCAGCATTGACATGCAG TCATCTCAGTCAAGCTCAGCGAGTCAGCCGGGTTTGCTGAGAAAGGCTCCGACTGCAGTCGTTTCTACCCCGGTAACATCCTCTTCATCTGGACCTAAAACGAACTCGGCTGTGCAAAAAACCCCTGATCCAGAAGTCGCTGCGTCTTCAGTCACTGATAATGGG CTTTGGTCTGATTTGCGCCACCACCAGATTTTACGGGAAGAACTGCGGCAGCGTAGGAAACACCTGGAGTTCTTAATGGCTGAACACCAGAGGTGTAGCGGCGTCAGTGACTCTCCTCGGCACGCTGCTGACCCAGAAGGCCTTGCTCCACCCTCACTGCCTGTCAGTACAGATGAAAG GACAATGGCCACATGGGGCTCCTCTCCCTGCCAACTCAATGATGATAATGAATATGTATATCAGTCAGAGATGGgtacagaagaggaagaggagcgtgaTGAATGTGCAGAGAGCAGTTCTGATGATGATATCCAAATCTACTCATCCAGCAGGAACCAGTCCTCCTACAGTAACAGGAAGAATCATGGAAG AAACTCAAAGCCTCGGGATATATATCCAAATAGCGTCAGTGGAAGTCCATGTTTTCATAACAACAGTAagacgcagcagcagcagcagcccagaGGTTTGAACCAGAGTCAGCATGGCGGCACGCGGCGGCAAGAGAACCTGCGCTGGGCCTCTGAGCTCTCCTTCGCAGAGGTATCATGTCAATGGCAGGAGCAGATCAGACATCTGCAGAGACAGCTCGACTTCAGTACCAGCATGAGTCAGACGCTCCTGCAGGACCAACAG ACCCTGTCCTATATGCTACAAACCCTGCTAACAGGCCAGTACCACATGCTACCCAACACTCTGTCTTCACCACAGATCCAGCTCGTCATGCATCAGCTCAACCAGTGTTACACCCAACTGGCTTGGCAGCAAAGCAACGTGCAAAG ACTGAAGCAAGTCCTGAATGACCTCCTtcgccagcagcagcagcagcagcaacgtCAGCCGCATGTGTCCTCAACAACAGGATGGCAAAGACAGAAGCAGGGCTCCGGCCGGGAATCCAGCCCCAGTCCTTCAGCTTCTCCCGGCACCTTTCGACCTTTCCCTTCCACTCAGCATTCTCTAGCCAATGGCATGCCGGCTGCTGCCATACCGACAATCCCTCCGA GCTTTCAGTTGTATCCACTCATTCCTGGTTCCTTGGGGGAGTTCCCTCAGGGTGCAGCAGGTCAGGTGTCCCCTGAACACCAGAAGCAGCATTTAGACCCCAACACTTCAATGAAAACAGAGTACATGAGTTTCCCTCCTCCACTCCAGCGCTCTCCTGTCAACCCCAACATAGAGAGGGG GCTGACTGACTGGTCAAACACCTACTATGCAAACAACGCCTTCCACCGTTATCCATCTAACACGGTGCTCCAACAGTCTCCCCCCTCCACGCCCACTTTTGCCAGCCACCACCATCGACCTCAGCAGTTTGACAGGGCGTCGCAGGAAAGCCTGAGCAGCATGCCTGATCCCGTTGATTCCACAACCATCACAAAGACCTACAAGGCCGGTTGCAAGGCTTCTGCACAAGCCAACCTGGCTACTCGAAGCAAGACGCCAAATTCAAAGAGTCATCGCAAGAGAGGCAAAGGACATAACAGGAACTTTGAAG GCCAGGAGAGTGACAGTGTGAGTAGTACTACTGACTTCGCCCAGGAGAGGGCGCCTTCGTCTCGGCAGAAGGATCAGAATAAGAGTCTGCTGGACAAGCTCACCCGAGAGAAACTGGACAGCAAGTCTAAGCTTGGGAACAAGCAAAATGACCTCTCCTCTG CATATGCTTGGAGAACACCCTTCCTCTCTAACAGAATTGCATGCACAGAAGCACCAG ATGCAAGCAGTGACTTCTCGCTGTTCGAGGCGCTGAGGGAGACCATCTACTCTGAGGTGGCTACTTTGATATCCCAGAACGAGTCCCGTCCACACTTCCTCATTGAGCTCTTCCAcgagctgcagctgctccacACCGACTATTTGCGGCAGAGGGCTCTGTATTCCTTACAG GAAATAGTGACCAGGCACCTGGCGGAGAAACGAGCCGCGGAGGACCTGCTGCCCCCCCTTGGCGCTGCAGCGTGGGCCACAGGCTCCCAGTCCGAACTCACACCCAGCGAGAGCCGAGCCACCAGCGACGCA gaggtGGAGAAAAGCATGAAcccaatgcatgctgggaaaaagaTAAGGGATGATGAAGAATCTGTGGACGATGACAGCACCGTCTCAACTTCCTCCAACCTGGAACCATTTGCCAGCGATGACCTGG GAAACACAGTGATTCATTTAGACAAGGCTTTGGCCAGGATTAGGGAGTATGAGCGCATGAAGCTTAAAGCTCAATTTAACCCCTGCAACGCCAACGCTGTAGCTGTGGGTGCCTCGGAAGTCTCAAATGCTGAACATCCTTCTGCTTTTCCTGCTGACCAGCTGGAAG AGGGCGCCACGGCCGTGCACTGCCCTCAGATCGACACGCAGCAGTTGGATCGTCAGATCAAAGCCATCATGACAGAAGTCATTCCTTTCCTCAAG GAGAACATGGGCGAGGTGTGTTCCCCCCAGCTGCTCACATCTGTGCGACACATGGTTCTTAGTCTCACCCAGCAAAACGATGAAAGCAAAGCGTTTTTCCGCATTTTCCACAGACAGCTGGGAGGCATACTGCAG gACTCTCTTGATAAATTTGTGGGTCACACTCTGAACGACTGTGGGGAAGACCTTGTGGTGGAGATCTCAGAGATCCTCTTCAACGAACTGGCCTTCTTTAGGCTCATGCAAGATTTGGACAACGGCACCGGGGAGGCCTTGGCAGCCAAACACAAATATAAGAAGCAGCTCAGTCAAACGAGTGACAGTCCCAAA GAAAATAAGCTCAGTGTTGCTGAAAAATTACCTTCCCCAGCTTACGCAGAGGAAGACAAAGTCAGTCATTTAAGATATTTACAGCAAAACTGCCTAGATGAGGCTGAGAAGGAGGGAAGTTCTCCCCAGGAACTTTACCTTCAGACGGAGAGGAAGAACAGCAGGAGCAGTGAAGCTTCAGAGGACGTTGAGAACGGTCAAGGAATACTTCTGTCCATCA GTCTTTCCAAAGCAGAGACTCAGGCCCTGACAAACTACGGCAGTGGGGAGGAtgagaacgaggaggaggaaatggaggAATTTGAAGCTGGACCCGTTGACGTCCAGACATCTTTGCAGGCGTCTGCCGATAAacaggtggagctggag GAGATGACGGACGAGACCCAGGAGAACAAAACTGAACAAAGGAGTTCAAAGAACGACAATgggggtgatggtgatgatggtgatgatg AAATGAATGCGTCAGTCGGACCGGCTGATTCTACAGTAGAGAAGTGCGATGGGGCTGATTTCCAGGGGCCTGAAGGGAGCAGTTCTTCGGTCGAGCCTCCCGCCTCAGGCGGAGGCTCCACAGCTCCTGGTGGTCAAGACGTCCCGAAAGAATCAATCACCACGAGCAGCACGGACACGGATTCACCTGTCATGATCAATTTAGAC GAGATGGGCTCCGGTTACGCCAGTCAGAAGTCGGATGAAGAAGACTACGTGAAGGTGGATGATTTACCAGTGCAGCTCACCGTCATGTGTGAG GAGGAACTGCAGAAGAGAATAGTTGAGGAGCAGCAGAATAACAATCTGTCAGTAGAAATCCTCAATGGGAACACAGAGTCACTGACTGGGCTGGTGGGGAACGCACACGCACTGAAGGAACCAG ATACCGTTGGCGCCCAGAGTGAGTGA